A genome region from Arachis duranensis cultivar V14167 chromosome 8, aradu.V14167.gnm2.J7QH, whole genome shotgun sequence includes the following:
- the LOC107461327 gene encoding protein IQ-DOMAIN 6-like: MAALVRAPPKDFKLIKHEWAAIRIQAVFRAFLARRALRALRAVVRLQAIFRGRLVRKQAVVTLRCMQALVRVQARVRARKVRNSPEGKAVQKLLDEHRSLADPVKQAEQGWCDIPGTADEVKAKLRMRQEGAIKRDRAMAYSLSTQHSRGCASPNSRASKAEAMTHFKHQNLDNKSLGSSLLEHWMASKPWESPMSKKSDDHIVQSRRNGVTTRISVKSLPTSHSTPSSSAISSDCMYDDSPASTCTSEERDVVHKPSYMNLTKSTKAKLKACRSSSQNSKDSCVSHSTTLVNGDASNSAVSDPSVNLWNGLCSTPLRASYQRRYGRSLGGR; the protein is encoded by the exons ATGGCTGCACTTGTTCGAGCTCCACCCAAAGATTTCAAGCTCATCAAGCATGAATGGGCTGCCATACGCATTCAGGCAGTCTTTCGAGCTTTTTTG GCTAGGAGAGCTTTGAGAGCCTTGAGGGCAGTGGTAAGGTTGCAAGCTATATTTCGAGGCCGGTTAGTTCGAAAGCAAGCGGTTGTTACTCTAAGGTGCATGCAGGCTCTTGTTAGAGTTCAGGCACGCGTAAGGGCAAGGAAAGTGAGGAACTCTCCAGAAGGGAAGGCAGTGCAGAAATTGTTGGATGAACATCGCAGCCTTGCTGATCCAGTTAAGCAGGCTGAG CAAGGATGGTGTGACATTCCTGGGACTGCAGATGAAGTTAAAGCAAAGCTGAGAATGAGGCAGGAAGGAGCCATCAAAAGGGATAGAGCAATGGCATACTCTCTCTCCACACAG CATTCAAGAGGGTGTGCTAGTCCAAACTCAAGAGCCTCTAAGGCAGAGGCAATGACTCATTTCAAGCATCAGAACCTAGACAATAAGAGCTTAGGAAGCAGCTTGTTAGAACACTGGATGGCATCAAAGCCATGGGAGAGTCCAATGTCCAAGAAAAGTGATGATCACATTGTTCAATCAAGAAGGAATGGTGTGACAACCAGGATCTCAGTGAAATCTCTTCCAACAAGTCATTCGACTCCATCGTCTTCGGCGATAAGCTCTGATTGCATGTATGATGATAGCCCTGCATCAACATGCACATCAGAGGAAAGAGATGTTGTTCATAAGCCTAGCTACATGAATTTGACAAAATCAACCAAGGCAAAATTGAAGGCTTGCAGGAGTTCTTCACAGAATTCAAAGGATTCTTGTGTGTCTCATAGCACAACACTTGTGAATGGAGATGCTAGTAACAGTGCTGTTTCTGATCCATCAGTTAACTTGTGGAATGGTCTTTGTTCAACACCTCTAAGGGCAAGTTATCAAAGAAGATATGGTAGGAGCCTAGGAGGTAGATAA